Proteins encoded together in one uncultured Sphaerochaeta sp. window:
- a CDS encoding methylated-DNA--[protein]-cysteine S-methyltransferase → MSNLSFTTYESPLGTLYLTSNQDALLGVSFISEIREEQESNTVLDMTIQQLDAYFNGKLQQFTVPLELHGTAFQMSVWKTLSLVPYGTVVSYQDIAIAIGNPKAVRAVGMANNKNPIGIIIPCHRVIGKQGSLTGYAGGLDKKQWLLSHERTNQNNITYMNNAIGEIHDRQVH, encoded by the coding sequence ATGAGCAACCTATCATTCACCACTTATGAAAGCCCCCTTGGAACCCTGTACCTTACAAGTAATCAGGATGCATTGCTGGGGGTTTCCTTCATTTCAGAAATAAGAGAAGAACAAGAAAGTAATACTGTCCTTGATATGACGATTCAACAATTGGATGCATATTTCAACGGGAAATTACAGCAATTCACGGTTCCCCTTGAACTGCACGGGACTGCTTTCCAGATGTCTGTCTGGAAAACGCTCTCTCTGGTACCCTATGGTACGGTAGTTAGTTACCAGGATATTGCAATTGCCATCGGCAATCCTAAGGCTGTACGTGCTGTGGGGATGGCAAACAACAAGAATCCCATCGGCATTATCATTCCCTGCCACCGGGTTATCGGTAAGCAGGGATCACTCACTGGGTATGCAGGTGGACTGGATAAGAAGCAGTGGCTTCTCTCCCATGAACGAACAAACCAGAACAACATAACCTACATGAACAACGCGATCGGTGAAATTCACGATCGTCAGGTTCACTAG
- a CDS encoding sugar ABC transporter substrate-binding protein — translation MKRLLMFLVLITCMVGMVFAAGGKEEASSATEGTEISFWTFQDLHMSFYEKMAKLWNEENPDRKINFKGEVLPYEDMHTKLLVSLQAGTGAPDLVDIEIAKYPNFLKGNIQLEPLNDVIDPVRDNFVTARLDIYSKDGKNYGLPFHVGASVIYYNMEILNAAGVDPYDIKTWDDYMEAGKIVKQKTGKPMATVEVTEQWSFWPLIAQQGSDFLDAEGNVILDNATNVKTLQYLKDLLNSGVADAAPGGFHHAEEYYGYMNDGGAASVWMPMWYMNRFTDYMPDLAGKILILPMPRWSADGMRSAGMGGTGTSVTSQARDMQLTKDFLMFAKGSEEGNLIIWEDLGFDPPRWDVWDNPRMNAANKFTEYYQNDDIFGMLLDIKDEINSVNIKEKLPAVIDRLKSSVMIQALQQQSKSPAAALKEAADLAR, via the coding sequence ATGAAAAGACTTTTAATGTTCTTGGTACTGATCACCTGTATGGTCGGTATGGTATTTGCAGCAGGAGGTAAGGAGGAAGCTTCCTCTGCAACAGAAGGTACTGAAATTTCCTTCTGGACTTTCCAGGATCTCCACATGAGTTTCTATGAAAAGATGGCAAAATTGTGGAATGAAGAGAATCCAGATAGAAAGATAAACTTCAAAGGTGAGGTTCTCCCCTATGAGGATATGCACACTAAGCTTTTGGTATCTTTACAGGCAGGCACTGGTGCTCCAGACCTTGTCGATATTGAAATTGCAAAATATCCAAATTTCCTCAAGGGAAACATCCAGTTGGAACCACTGAATGATGTCATTGATCCAGTACGTGATAATTTTGTAACAGCCCGCTTAGATATCTATAGCAAAGACGGTAAGAATTATGGTCTTCCATTCCATGTTGGTGCTTCAGTCATCTATTACAACATGGAGATTTTAAATGCTGCAGGCGTTGATCCTTATGATATCAAGACTTGGGATGACTACATGGAAGCTGGCAAGATTGTTAAGCAAAAAACGGGTAAACCCATGGCTACTGTTGAGGTCACCGAACAATGGTCATTCTGGCCATTAATTGCTCAGCAAGGTTCCGATTTCCTTGATGCAGAAGGTAATGTCATTCTTGACAATGCTACCAACGTAAAAACTCTTCAGTATTTGAAGGACCTCTTGAACAGCGGCGTTGCTGATGCTGCTCCTGGTGGATTCCATCATGCAGAAGAGTACTATGGTTACATGAATGATGGCGGTGCTGCTTCTGTTTGGATGCCGATGTGGTATATGAACAGATTCACCGATTACATGCCAGACTTGGCTGGAAAAATTTTGATTCTTCCCATGCCAAGATGGTCTGCTGATGGCATGCGTTCAGCTGGTATGGGTGGAACTGGTACCTCTGTAACCAGTCAGGCAAGAGATATGCAACTGACCAAGGATTTTCTGATGTTTGCAAAGGGATCTGAGGAAGGCAACCTGATTATTTGGGAAGATCTTGGATTCGATCCTCCTCGTTGGGATGTTTGGGACAATCCTCGGATGAATGCAGCTAATAAGTTTACTGAATATTATCAGAATGATGATATCTTCGGCATGCTGCTGGATATTAAAGACGAGATCAATAGCGTCAATATCAAGGAAAAACTTCCTGCAGTCATCGACAGATTGAAATCATCTGTTATGATTCAAGCATTGCAACAGCAGTCCAAGAGTCCTGCTGCAGCTTTGAAGGAAGCAGCAGATCTGGCAAGATAA
- a CDS encoding PhoH family protein gives MDRSVEFSNEEQMERVLGINDRNLPYLEALLGCDLFVKGNSLSCLSKDEQVTNRFLSLMARLQKLAENQHYFSETEIFMEYQGMKSDQPIQDLFSSDQWEKPFIMVHNRFAYPKSRMQEQYIKSMMENQIVFGIGPAGTGKTFLAVAYALGQLLSGKKHKIILTRPIVEAGESLGFLPGDLAQKINPYLRPLYDAMEAMVSIQNIRRLEENGSIEIAPLAYMRGRSLQNATVILDEAQNTTKEQMKMFLTRLGENANAIITGDISQVDLPRHKDSGLIHAMQILQGIAGLDFIRFDSRDVVRSRIVQHIVNAYAGDEGNEKS, from the coding sequence ATGGATAGAAGTGTGGAATTTTCCAATGAAGAACAGATGGAACGGGTGCTGGGTATCAATGATCGGAATCTTCCTTATTTAGAGGCCTTGCTTGGATGTGATTTATTTGTAAAAGGCAATTCGCTTTCCTGCCTAAGTAAGGATGAACAAGTTACGAACCGATTTCTCTCCTTGATGGCACGGTTGCAGAAACTTGCTGAGAATCAGCACTATTTCAGTGAAACAGAAATTTTCATGGAATACCAGGGCATGAAAAGCGACCAACCAATCCAGGACCTGTTCTCCAGTGACCAGTGGGAAAAACCATTTATCATGGTTCATAATCGCTTTGCCTATCCCAAGAGTCGGATGCAGGAGCAATACATCAAAAGCATGATGGAGAACCAGATTGTTTTTGGTATCGGACCTGCAGGTACTGGAAAAACATTCTTGGCAGTAGCCTATGCACTCGGCCAGTTGTTGAGTGGGAAGAAACACAAGATTATCCTCACACGACCGATTGTTGAAGCAGGGGAGAGCCTAGGTTTTTTACCAGGTGACCTTGCCCAGAAAATCAATCCCTACTTAAGGCCACTTTATGATGCAATGGAAGCCATGGTCAGCATACAGAATATCAGGCGTTTAGAGGAGAACGGGAGCATCGAGATTGCCCCTCTTGCCTATATGAGAGGACGGAGTCTGCAAAATGCGACGGTCATTCTTGATGAAGCACAGAATACCACCAAGGAACAGATGAAGATGTTCCTTACCCGGCTTGGAGAAAACGCCAATGCTATTATTACAGGAGATATCAGCCAGGTTGACCTTCCTAGGCACAAAGATAGTGGATTGATCCATGCCATGCAGATTTTGCAAGGAATCGCTGGGCTTGATTTCATACGTTTCGATTCTCGCGATGTGGTACGCTCCCGTATTGTACAGCATATTGTAAATGCTTATGCGGGGGATGAGGGGAACGAAAAATCATGA
- a CDS encoding sugar ABC transporter permease gives MKRNQTLGSQKVAPYVFILPFIASFLIFYLYPIISTFIMGFQQVYPGQVEFIGLENYRKLDNPEFKVALKNSFRYTIYTLALLIPFPLLLSVWLNSGNRTINTVYRSILYVPSLVSIVVAGTIMRLLFASSDKSIVNTLAIALGAEPRQWLLGGPHQAMILLLLLALWRWVGVNIIYFLSGLQAIPDELYEAADIDGASPSQKLWRITIPLLKSTTIFVTTISIFGGFAMFEESYILWAGKPSPNNVGLTIVGHLYNKGFQEGEMGMASAIGIVLLIIVFTLSISFLKMFGFFETEGRR, from the coding sequence ATGAAGCGCAATCAAACCTTGGGTTCACAAAAGGTAGCACCCTATGTCTTCATTCTCCCTTTTATTGCCTCATTCCTAATTTTCTACCTGTATCCAATTATCAGCACCTTTATAATGGGATTCCAACAGGTATACCCAGGGCAAGTTGAGTTTATCGGTTTGGAGAATTATCGAAAACTTGACAATCCTGAATTCAAGGTTGCTTTAAAGAATAGTTTTCGCTACACCATCTATACACTGGCTTTGTTAATTCCTTTCCCTCTTCTTTTGTCTGTCTGGTTGAATAGTGGGAATAGAACAATTAATACAGTATATCGTTCAATATTGTATGTGCCCAGCTTAGTATCCATTGTTGTTGCGGGGACCATAATGCGCTTATTATTTGCTTCCAGTGATAAAAGTATTGTAAATACGCTAGCCATTGCATTGGGGGCTGAACCAAGACAGTGGTTGCTCGGTGGACCTCATCAAGCAATGATTCTTTTATTATTACTTGCTTTATGGCGTTGGGTAGGAGTAAATATTATTTACTTTCTCTCGGGATTGCAGGCAATTCCAGATGAACTCTATGAGGCTGCAGATATTGATGGAGCATCCCCATCACAAAAGCTCTGGAGAATTACCATACCATTACTAAAAAGCACGACTATCTTTGTGACCACTATCTCCATTTTTGGTGGTTTTGCAATGTTTGAAGAGAGTTATATTCTCTGGGCAGGTAAACCATCTCCCAATAATGTGGGACTGACTATTGTTGGGCATCTCTACAATAAAGGATTCCAGGAAGGTGAAATGGGTATGGCAAGTGCTATTGGTATTGTTTTATTAATCATTGTATTTACCTTGAGCATCTCCTTCTTGAAGATGTTTGGTTTCTTTGAAACCGAGGGAAGGCGATGA
- the uvrA gene encoding excinuclease ABC subunit UvrA, producing MHNTLIIKGAREHNLKNIDLELKKDQLIVISGLSGSGKSSLAFDTIFAEGQRRYVESLSSYARMFLDKLDKPDVDYMEGLSPAIAIEQKSTHRNPRSTVGTVTEIYDYFRLLWARVGKPHCHVCGREISEMSVDQIIDAIFKAEDGTRIIVSAPVAIGRKGEFKKVFEDARTAGFQRVKVDGKMLNLDEQIVLEKQFKHSIDIVVDRLILSRDIRSRLASSIETSNEMTQGLVKVTFLGENGEESYEEVFSERNSCPHCGITLPDLEPRLFSFNNPYGACPECNGLGIKTEFDPDLIIPDYSKSFNKGAIATMNPDAKWSRSLVEALAKHLHFTLDTPFSKLPEDTINALLYGTKERVFVEYEREKSNQTYRVEKPFPGIIPDLQRRYYETNSMQIKMWMNSFQTTKVCPVCHGDRLRQEALAVTIHDMNIMEATRLSVKKAHAFFNELTLSDQEIMISNQVLKEIRSRLTFLRNVGLDYLTIDRSSATLSGGEAQRIRLATQIGSALSGVLYVLDEPSIGLHQRDNQKLIDTLKHLRDIGNTVLVVEHDEATIREADYLVDLGPGAGVHGGYIIAEGRPEEVEHNPESITGQYLAGTLSMAIPSKRRKGSGKVISVKGANKNNLKSVDVDFPLGKLIVLTGVSGSGKSSLLNEVLLPAVKRQMANKKANYDGFSDISGAGHIDKVINIDQSPIGRTPRSNPATYVGVFTAIRELFASLPESKAKGYKSGRFSFNVAGGRCENCHGDGKLKIEMNFLPDVYVTCDVCHGKRFNKETLAVHYKGKNIHDVLEMTIEEASEFFSAIPRIKRKVDTLQSVGLEYVKLGQSALTLSGGEAQRVKLSLELSKVGTGKTLYVLDEPTTGLHFADVKKLMEVLNRLVDAGNTVVLIEHNLDVIMQADHLIDLGPEGGDGGGMVVATGTPEQLALCKESHTGYYLAQMLHEKG from the coding sequence ATGCATAATACGTTGATAATAAAGGGTGCCAGGGAGCACAACCTAAAAAACATCGACCTGGAGTTGAAAAAAGATCAGTTGATCGTTATCAGTGGCCTCTCAGGAAGTGGAAAAAGCTCCTTGGCTTTTGACACCATTTTTGCCGAGGGTCAGAGACGCTATGTAGAAAGTCTGAGTTCTTACGCCAGGATGTTTCTCGATAAGTTGGACAAGCCTGATGTGGATTACATGGAAGGGCTCAGCCCAGCCATTGCAATTGAGCAGAAATCAACTCACCGTAATCCTCGATCAACCGTTGGAACCGTCACTGAAATATATGACTATTTCAGACTGTTGTGGGCAAGGGTAGGGAAACCACACTGTCATGTCTGCGGTCGAGAGATCAGTGAGATGAGCGTGGACCAGATCATTGATGCCATTTTCAAGGCAGAGGATGGTACAAGAATCATTGTAAGCGCCCCTGTTGCGATTGGAAGAAAAGGAGAATTCAAGAAAGTTTTTGAGGATGCCCGTACAGCAGGATTCCAGCGGGTGAAGGTTGATGGGAAAATGCTCAATCTTGATGAGCAGATTGTCTTGGAAAAACAATTCAAGCACTCCATCGATATTGTCGTTGATCGTTTGATCCTCAGTAGGGATATAAGATCCAGACTCGCCTCCAGTATCGAGACTTCTAACGAGATGACGCAGGGTCTGGTGAAAGTGACCTTTCTTGGAGAGAACGGGGAAGAAAGCTACGAAGAGGTTTTCAGTGAGCGTAACAGCTGTCCCCACTGCGGTATTACCCTGCCTGACCTCGAACCACGCTTGTTCAGTTTCAATAATCCCTATGGAGCTTGTCCAGAGTGTAATGGACTCGGGATCAAGACGGAGTTTGATCCAGATCTTATTATCCCTGACTATTCCAAAAGCTTCAATAAAGGAGCCATTGCAACGATGAATCCCGATGCAAAATGGTCCAGGTCTCTGGTTGAAGCACTAGCCAAGCACTTGCATTTCACCCTTGATACTCCCTTCAGCAAACTGCCTGAGGATACCATCAATGCATTGCTCTATGGTACCAAGGAACGAGTATTTGTTGAGTACGAACGGGAGAAGAGCAATCAAACGTATCGGGTAGAAAAACCATTCCCCGGTATTATCCCTGATCTACAACGCAGGTACTATGAAACGAACAGTATGCAGATCAAGATGTGGATGAATAGTTTCCAGACAACCAAGGTTTGCCCGGTATGTCATGGTGATCGTCTTCGTCAGGAAGCACTTGCAGTGACGATCCATGATATGAATATCATGGAGGCAACCCGTCTTTCTGTTAAGAAGGCGCATGCATTCTTCAATGAACTAACCTTAAGTGACCAGGAGATTATGATATCCAATCAGGTGCTCAAGGAGATCAGAAGCCGGCTTACATTCCTCAGAAATGTTGGGCTTGACTACCTGACGATTGACAGGAGCAGTGCCACCCTTAGTGGAGGCGAAGCACAACGTATCAGGCTTGCAACACAGATCGGCTCTGCGCTCAGTGGTGTACTCTATGTACTGGACGAGCCGTCCATTGGATTGCATCAAAGGGATAATCAGAAGCTTATCGATACACTCAAGCATTTGAGGGATATCGGCAATACTGTTTTGGTGGTTGAACATGATGAGGCTACCATTAGAGAGGCTGACTACCTGGTTGACCTTGGACCGGGCGCAGGTGTCCATGGCGGGTATATCATAGCTGAGGGAAGACCCGAGGAAGTTGAACATAATCCTGAAAGTATCACCGGACAGTACCTTGCCGGTACCTTATCCATGGCCATCCCATCCAAGAGACGGAAAGGTTCTGGGAAAGTAATCAGCGTAAAAGGTGCCAACAAGAACAATCTCAAGTCAGTGGATGTTGATTTCCCCCTTGGAAAACTTATAGTACTCACCGGTGTTTCAGGAAGTGGAAAGAGCTCCCTGTTGAATGAAGTCCTGCTTCCTGCAGTAAAACGCCAGATGGCCAACAAAAAAGCGAATTATGACGGTTTCAGTGATATCAGTGGGGCTGGACATATCGATAAGGTGATCAACATCGACCAGAGCCCTATCGGACGTACTCCCCGCAGCAATCCTGCTACGTATGTAGGGGTCTTTACCGCTATCAGAGAGCTGTTCGCCTCCTTGCCGGAGAGCAAGGCTAAAGGGTACAAGAGTGGTCGCTTCAGTTTCAACGTGGCAGGAGGAAGATGTGAGAACTGCCATGGAGATGGAAAGCTGAAAATAGAAATGAACTTTCTCCCTGATGTTTATGTTACCTGTGATGTATGCCATGGGAAACGATTCAATAAAGAGACACTGGCAGTCCATTACAAAGGCAAGAACATCCATGACGTCCTGGAAATGACCATTGAAGAGGCAAGCGAGTTCTTTAGTGCAATTCCAAGGATTAAAAGGAAAGTAGACACACTACAGTCCGTTGGCCTTGAGTATGTCAAGCTTGGGCAGAGTGCGCTTACCCTCAGCGGAGGTGAAGCACAACGAGTCAAACTCAGCCTTGAACTCTCAAAAGTGGGGACAGGCAAAACGTTATATGTACTGGATGAGCCAACTACAGGGCTACACTTTGCAGATGTCAAGAAGTTGATGGAAGTACTGAATAGATTGGTAGATGCAGGGAATACGGTAGTGCTTATCGAGCACAACCTTGATGTCATCATGCAAGCAGACCACCTCATTGACCTTGGACCGGAAGGAGGGGATGGTGGTGGAATGGTTGTAGCAACAGGAACTCCTGAGCAACTTGCACTATGCAAGGAATCCCACACAGGGTATTATTTAGCTCAGATGTTGCATGAAAAAGGTTGA
- a CDS encoding YhcH/YjgK/YiaL family protein — translation MIHDTIDQLTFYAPAIPHLQQVALLDTASTSIEGLQVLFAQYTTAPFGGTFMVHPSRVCVVLTLQGSELLVTTYRRKDQEGPKDENGFISIPDSQVTDVIRSEEGTFTVFMPGEPFSFGIQGEEGPTKVKHLLIVLEES, via the coding sequence ATGATACACGACACGATTGACCAACTCACGTTTTATGCACCGGCAATACCACATCTGCAACAAGTGGCACTGCTCGATACAGCAAGTACTTCAATCGAAGGCTTGCAAGTACTGTTTGCTCAGTACACAACCGCACCTTTTGGAGGCACCTTCATGGTACATCCATCAAGGGTATGTGTTGTGCTTACCTTGCAGGGTAGTGAGTTGCTCGTTACTACATACCGGAGAAAAGATCAGGAAGGGCCGAAGGATGAAAATGGATTCATATCCATTCCAGACAGTCAGGTTACCGATGTTATTCGCTCGGAAGAAGGAACTTTTACTGTTTTTATGCCAGGAGAGCCGTTCTCCTTTGGGATCCAGGGAGAAGAAGGGCCAACCAAGGTAAAACATCTGCTAATTGTTCTGGAAGAGAGCTGA
- a CDS encoding nitroreductase family protein, with translation MENTIINSMKKRRTIYNLGKELPVMKSTLEDAVRGVIKYAPSAFNSQTSRAVILYDENHHWLWDLILSKLVAMIEDPEQKKQTEEKIAGFKAASGTILFFEEMTTIRSLQEQMPLYSENFALWSHHGTGMAQFSVWTVLAELGVGASLQHYGNLIEEEVHAHFDLPSSWSLIAQMPFGSIEKDPGDKDFLPSEERVRVIA, from the coding sequence ATGGAAAACACCATTATCAATAGCATGAAAAAAAGACGTACAATCTACAATCTGGGAAAAGAACTTCCCGTTATGAAATCTACACTTGAGGATGCTGTTCGCGGAGTAATCAAATATGCTCCATCTGCATTCAACTCACAAACAAGCAGAGCTGTCATTCTGTATGATGAAAACCACCATTGGCTTTGGGATCTAATCCTCTCCAAGCTTGTTGCAATGATAGAAGATCCTGAACAGAAAAAGCAAACTGAAGAGAAAATTGCTGGATTCAAGGCAGCTTCGGGAACCATTCTGTTCTTCGAAGAGATGACTACTATACGCAGTCTTCAGGAACAGATGCCACTCTATAGCGAAAATTTCGCGCTCTGGAGTCACCATGGGACCGGTATGGCACAGTTCTCTGTCTGGACGGTTCTCGCTGAACTTGGAGTTGGTGCCAGCTTGCAGCACTATGGGAATCTCATTGAGGAAGAAGTACATGCACATTTCGACCTCCCCTCTTCCTGGTCCCTGATCGCCCAAATGCCTTTTGGATCAATCGAAAAGGATCCAGGAGATAAGGATTTCCTTCCTAGTGAGGAACGGGTACGGGTTATTGCGTAA
- the ispG gene encoding flavodoxin-dependent (E)-4-hydroxy-3-methylbut-2-enyl-diphosphate synthase, with the protein MTGDQQVHIGNSLIGRGLPVLVQTMYDSAIPHATDALEELIRRIGKLNAMGCDVIRFSYPSSEDHDAFSYLCNKSPIPVVADIHFDYKLALDALSCGAHKIRINPGNIGVKWKVEEVVKSAKDQGKAIRIGLNSGSLPRGNDPAEVLMTNTALEYLSWFEQWGFTNTVVSLKASDTDLTMKANRLFASQSPYPLHLGVTEAGSVISAVTRSTWALGQLLNEGIGNTLRISITGDIESEVQAGVELLRTLGMRKKGIRIVSCPRCGRHSFDSQGFLASVEQELLTIDKDLTVAIMGCQVNGPGEAKAADLAITGLGNSIFLYEKGKLVKKVTQQEAKAALLEAIEHA; encoded by the coding sequence ATGACAGGAGATCAACAGGTACATATTGGTAATAGTCTTATCGGACGTGGGCTACCAGTTCTTGTACAAACGATGTATGACAGTGCAATCCCCCATGCAACAGATGCATTGGAGGAGTTGATTCGCAGAATTGGTAAACTTAATGCAATGGGATGCGATGTCATTCGCTTCTCTTATCCTTCTTCAGAGGATCATGATGCGTTCAGCTATCTCTGTAATAAAAGTCCAATTCCCGTTGTTGCCGATATACATTTTGACTACAAACTAGCATTGGATGCACTATCATGTGGAGCACACAAGATTAGGATCAATCCAGGAAATATCGGCGTAAAATGGAAAGTTGAAGAGGTGGTAAAGAGCGCAAAGGATCAGGGTAAGGCTATTCGTATAGGACTGAACAGCGGATCCTTACCACGTGGAAACGACCCTGCAGAAGTACTGATGACCAATACGGCTCTTGAATACCTATCCTGGTTTGAGCAATGGGGCTTTACCAACACAGTGGTCTCCTTGAAGGCAAGTGACACAGATCTTACCATGAAAGCAAATCGGCTGTTTGCTTCCCAGAGTCCCTACCCACTGCATCTTGGAGTTACGGAAGCCGGATCGGTAATATCGGCAGTTACTCGCTCCACATGGGCATTGGGTCAACTTCTCAATGAAGGAATCGGCAATACCCTACGCATCAGTATTACAGGCGATATTGAGAGCGAAGTCCAGGCAGGTGTTGAGCTGCTGAGAACCTTGGGGATGAGAAAGAAAGGCATCAGGATTGTAAGTTGTCCTCGTTGTGGCAGGCATAGTTTCGATTCCCAGGGATTCCTGGCATCCGTAGAACAAGAGCTCCTCACCATCGATAAAGATCTGACCGTAGCCATCATGGGTTGCCAGGTCAATGGTCCAGGTGAAGCAAAAGCAGCCGATTTGGCCATTACTGGTCTTGGCAATAGTATATTTCTCTATGAAAAAGGGAAATTGGTGAAAAAAGTAACGCAGCAGGAAGCAAAGGCTGCTTTGTTGGAAGCAATTGAACATGCATAA
- a CDS encoding carbohydrate ABC transporter permease — protein sequence MLLQTSLALFLSSFVAYGLSLYRFKGRKIVTTLVIFLMLVPIQILILPLYKLMISISLIDTFWGVFLPMIVSPFAIFFFRQYIDGVPRDLIDAGRVDGLNEYAIYFRIVIPIMPPAFSAMAIFMSMQSWNNFLWPLIVLRTGEKFTLPIGLNTLLTPYRSSYDLLIVGALAATLPIIIIFIFFQRYFIAGLTSGGVKG from the coding sequence ATGTTGTTACAAACTTCTCTAGCTCTGTTTTTAAGTTCCTTTGTTGCTTATGGACTCTCTCTGTACCGTTTCAAGGGCAGGAAGATAGTAACAACCTTGGTGATATTTCTCATGCTTGTACCAATTCAGATTCTCATTCTTCCCTTGTACAAGCTGATGATTTCCATTTCTTTGATAGATACTTTCTGGGGGGTATTTCTTCCCATGATTGTCTCTCCTTTTGCAATATTCTTCTTCAGGCAATATATTGATGGAGTGCCTAGGGACCTAATAGATGCAGGACGTGTAGATGGTCTGAATGAATATGCGATCTACTTTAGAATTGTTATTCCCATCATGCCTCCAGCTTTCTCAGCTATGGCGATCTTCATGTCCATGCAGAGCTGGAACAACTTCCTCTGGCCATTGATTGTACTCCGTACTGGAGAAAAGTTCACCTTACCTATTGGGCTGAACACGTTACTTACCCCCTATAGAAGTTCGTATGATCTTCTAATTGTTGGGGCTCTGGCAGCAACACTACCAATTATCATTATATTCATATTTTTCCAACGCTATTTCATCGCTGGACTTACCAGCGGTGGGGTAAAAGGTTGA
- a CDS encoding alpha-N-arabinofuranosidase — protein MKCTVHASKHCVIGTADKRLFSSFVEQLGRCVYGGIYEKDHPLADKAGMRTDVMKLVKDLDIPMIRFPGGNYVSNHRWEDSVGPVEERPVRLDLAWKALDPNTFGIKEFMDWCQKVGTEPMMALNLGTRGIDEAKDLVEYCNHPGGTALSELRKRHGSEAPYDIKMWCLGNEMDGPWQVGHKTAEEYGRLASEVGKALKLYDPSLELVACGSSNSDMPTFPAWEETVLEHTWDIADYLSLHMYFRNDENDAETFLASSKKMDEFIETVVHVCDYVQAKKRSSKTMFLSFDEWNVWFHSNEQDKAEPDWKVGKHLLEDVYTFEDALVVGCLLNSLLKHCDRVKVACLAQLVNVIAPIMTEDGGPSWAQTIYWPFYYASKYGRGEVLDIRLDVPSYNNNRYGEVPYADAVLVYHEEEQELDLFVVNRSLTEELTLNLDTVGFSQQLKLIEHIVLHHPDLKASNNKDNPDRIIPVLNKGAMDQYLAPKQSWNLLRFSLL, from the coding sequence GTGAAATGTACAGTACATGCTTCTAAACATTGTGTAATCGGAACAGCAGATAAGCGGTTGTTCAGTTCGTTTGTAGAACAACTTGGGCGATGTGTATATGGTGGTATTTACGAAAAAGACCACCCACTCGCAGATAAAGCTGGTATGCGTACCGATGTCATGAAGCTCGTGAAAGATCTCGATATCCCCATGATTAGATTCCCTGGTGGTAATTATGTTTCCAACCATCGTTGGGAAGACTCTGTTGGTCCTGTAGAAGAAAGACCGGTACGGCTTGACCTTGCCTGGAAAGCATTGGATCCCAATACGTTTGGCATTAAGGAGTTTATGGATTGGTGCCAGAAAGTTGGTACAGAACCGATGATGGCGCTTAACTTGGGGACCCGCGGTATTGATGAGGCAAAGGACCTGGTCGAGTACTGTAATCATCCAGGAGGTACTGCCTTAAGTGAACTGAGAAAGCGTCATGGATCAGAAGCTCCCTATGATATCAAGATGTGGTGCCTTGGTAATGAAATGGATGGACCTTGGCAAGTTGGACACAAGACAGCCGAGGAATACGGGCGTCTCGCATCAGAGGTAGGGAAGGCTTTAAAACTGTATGATCCTAGCCTTGAATTGGTGGCTTGTGGTTCCAGTAATAGTGATATGCCTACTTTCCCCGCATGGGAAGAGACAGTACTTGAGCATACTTGGGATATTGCTGACTACCTATCATTGCACATGTACTTCAGAAATGATGAGAATGATGCAGAGACCTTCCTTGCTTCAAGTAAGAAAATGGACGAGTTCATAGAAACAGTCGTACATGTATGTGATTATGTGCAAGCAAAAAAACGTTCTTCTAAAACCATGTTTCTCTCGTTTGATGAATGGAATGTTTGGTTCCATTCAAACGAGCAGGACAAAGCAGAACCTGACTGGAAAGTGGGGAAACATCTACTGGAGGATGTATATACTTTTGAGGACGCTTTGGTGGTTGGTTGTCTACTCAACAGTTTGCTTAAACACTGTGATCGGGTGAAAGTCGCATGTCTTGCCCAGTTGGTGAATGTCATTGCGCCAATCATGACCGAGGATGGAGGACCGAGTTGGGCTCAAACCATCTACTGGCCGTTCTACTATGCATCTAAGTATGGAAGGGGAGAAGTGCTGGATATTCGATTGGATGTACCATCCTATAATAACAATCGCTATGGCGAGGTCCCGTATGCAGATGCAGTGCTTGTGTATCATGAAGAGGAACAGGAACTTGATCTATTCGTGGTTAACAGGAGTCTGACTGAAGAACTGACTCTGAACCTTGATACGGTAGGGTTTAGCCAACAACTGAAACTTATCGAGCACATCGTTCTACACCATCCAGACTTGAAAGCTAGCAACAACAAGGATAACCCAGATAGAATTATACCTGTTCTAAATAAGGGGGCAATGGACCAGTATCTTGCACCAAAACAATCGTGGAACTTGCTAAGGTTTTCGCTCTTATAA